A single Candidatus Chlamydia corallus DNA region contains:
- the topA gene encoding type I DNA topoisomerase, whose product MKKSLIIVESPAKIKTLQKLLGNEFVFASSIGHIVDLPAKEFGIDVDHNFEPQYQVLPDKQEVINHIRKLAAKCEKVYLSPDPDREGEAIAWHIANQLPESPPIQRVSFNAITKNAVTEALKHPREIDMALVNAQQARRLLDRIVGYKISPILSRKLQQRSGISAGRVQSVALKLVVDREKAIDAFVPVEYWNLRVLMQDPKTTKTFWAHLYSVKGKKWEKEVPEGKTENDILLINSADKAQYYAELLEKSSYTITRVEAKEKRRFAPPPFITSTLQQEASRHFRFSASRTMSIAQTLYEGIDLDSEDSTGLITYMRTDSVRVDPEALTMVRQYISQTFGKEYLPEKANVYTTKKMTQDAHEAIRPTDIHLSPDHLKNKLSEDQFKIYNLIWKRFVASQITPAIYDTLAIQITADTGIDLRASGSLLKFKGFLAVYEEKHDDENDQEEDHPLPPLHAQDVLIKEKVSQEQAFTKPLPRFTEASLVKELEKSGIGRPSTYATIMNKIQSREYTTKENQRLHPTELGKIISQFLETNFPRIMDIGFTALMEDELELIADNKKPWKLLLQEFWTTFLPVVTTAEKEAVIPRILTNIECSKCHKGKLVKIWSKNSYFYGCSEYPECDYRSSEEELAFNKADYADDTPWDSPCPLCGAVMKVRHGRYGTFLGCENYPECRSTISIHKKGEEIEQEEPVPCPAIGCSGKIFKKRSRYNKIFYSCSEYPECSVIGNSIDAVMTKYSGTEKTPYKKKTSIKTTKTPAKKGKTKSSKRTASKKKGGPLFIPSPDLANMIGDQPVSRGEATKKIWDYIKKHQLQSPENKKLLVPDNNLATIIGSNPIDMFQLSKHLSQHLTRAPKEDSSASS is encoded by the coding sequence ATGAAAAAGTCCTTAATTATAGTAGAATCACCTGCAAAAATTAAAACACTACAAAAATTATTAGGAAATGAATTTGTTTTTGCCTCGTCTATAGGACATATTGTAGATCTCCCCGCTAAAGAATTTGGCATTGATGTAGATCACAATTTCGAACCCCAATACCAAGTGCTTCCTGATAAACAAGAGGTCATCAACCACATCCGCAAGCTAGCAGCAAAGTGTGAAAAAGTCTATCTCTCTCCTGACCCCGATAGAGAGGGAGAAGCCATTGCCTGGCATATCGCAAATCAGCTTCCTGAATCTCCCCCCATCCAAAGAGTATCTTTCAATGCGATTACCAAAAATGCTGTTACAGAAGCCTTAAAACATCCAAGAGAAATCGATATGGCTCTAGTCAACGCACAACAAGCGCGTAGACTTCTTGACCGCATCGTTGGATATAAGATTTCCCCTATTTTAAGTCGAAAATTACAACAACGTTCAGGGATATCTGCAGGGCGTGTCCAATCTGTAGCTTTAAAGCTTGTTGTAGATCGAGAAAAGGCTATAGATGCTTTTGTTCCTGTCGAATACTGGAATTTAAGAGTTTTGATGCAAGATCCCAAAACAACAAAAACGTTTTGGGCACACCTATACTCTGTAAAAGGGAAAAAGTGGGAAAAAGAAGTCCCTGAAGGGAAAACCGAAAATGATATTCTTCTTATTAATTCCGCAGATAAAGCTCAGTATTATGCCGAACTATTAGAAAAGTCCTCCTATACAATTACTCGTGTAGAAGCTAAAGAAAAACGTCGTTTTGCTCCCCCTCCTTTTATTACATCGACACTTCAGCAAGAAGCAAGTCGACATTTTCGTTTTTCTGCTTCCAGAACAATGTCCATAGCCCAAACACTATATGAAGGTATCGATTTAGATAGTGAAGACTCTACAGGTTTGATTACCTATATGCGTACGGATTCCGTACGTGTGGATCCTGAAGCTTTAACTATGGTAAGGCAGTATATAAGCCAGACTTTTGGCAAAGAATATCTTCCTGAGAAAGCGAACGTATATACTACTAAAAAGATGACTCAAGATGCTCACGAAGCTATACGTCCCACTGACATTCATCTTTCTCCAGATCACTTAAAAAATAAGCTCTCTGAAGATCAATTTAAGATTTACAACTTAATCTGGAAGCGCTTTGTAGCCTCACAAATTACCCCTGCAATTTATGATACCCTAGCTATTCAAATCACTGCAGATACAGGTATAGATCTCCGAGCTTCAGGATCCTTATTAAAATTTAAAGGATTTCTCGCCGTATATGAGGAGAAGCATGATGACGAAAATGATCAAGAAGAAGACCATCCTCTTCCTCCTTTACATGCCCAAGATGTCTTAATTAAAGAGAAAGTCTCCCAAGAACAAGCGTTTACAAAACCTCTTCCTAGATTTACAGAGGCTTCTTTGGTTAAAGAATTAGAAAAATCTGGAATCGGCCGTCCTTCAACCTATGCGACGATAATGAACAAAATCCAAAGTCGTGAATATACTACCAAAGAAAATCAACGCTTACATCCTACAGAATTAGGAAAGATTATCTCTCAGTTCTTAGAAACAAACTTTCCGAGAATTATGGATATAGGGTTCACAGCCTTAATGGAAGATGAGCTCGAACTAATTGCTGACAATAAAAAACCTTGGAAACTCTTACTTCAAGAATTTTGGACCACATTTCTTCCTGTAGTTACTACAGCAGAAAAAGAAGCCGTTATTCCTAGAATTCTTACAAATATAGAATGTTCTAAATGCCACAAAGGAAAGCTAGTAAAAATCTGGTCTAAAAATAGCTATTTCTATGGTTGCTCAGAATATCCTGAATGCGACTATCGCTCTTCTGAAGAAGAACTCGCTTTCAACAAAGCAGACTATGCCGATGATACCCCGTGGGACAGTCCCTGCCCACTTTGTGGAGCCGTTATGAAAGTACGTCACGGCCGCTATGGAACATTTTTAGGTTGTGAGAATTACCCTGAATGCCGCAGCACAATCTCTATCCACAAAAAAGGAGAAGAAATCGAACAGGAAGAACCTGTTCCCTGCCCCGCTATAGGCTGTAGTGGGAAAATTTTCAAAAAACGTTCTCGTTATAATAAGATTTTCTACTCCTGTTCAGAATACCCCGAATGCAGTGTGATCGGAAATTCTATAGACGCTGTAATGACGAAGTATTCAGGAACAGAAAAAACCCCATACAAGAAAAAAACTTCAATAAAGACAACGAAAACACCTGCAAAAAAGGGAAAAACAAAAAGCTCTAAAAGAACAGCTTCTAAAAAGAAAGGAGGCCCTTTGTTTATCCCTTCTCCAGATCTAGCGAATATGATCGGAGATCAACCTGTATCTCGAGGAGAAGCAACAAAAAAAATCTGGGATTATATCAAGAAACATCAACTACAGTCACCAGAAAATAAGAAACTCTTAGTTCCTGATAACAATTTGGCTACTATTATTGGTTCGAATCCCATCGATATGTTCCAACTATCCAAACATCTAAGTCAGCATTTAACAAGAGCACCAAAAGAAGATTCTTCAGCTTCTTCATAA
- the dusB gene encoding tRNA dihydrouridine synthase DusB has translation MAAPIFIKNILLRSSTVYAPLAGFSDYPYRSMSALYQPGLMFCEMVKVEGMLYSPKRTLKLLDYNESMRPIGGQLCGSNPETSGEAAKILEGLGFDLIDLNCGCPTDKITKDGSGSGLLKTPELIGKILEKIISSVSIPVTVKIRSGWDSEHINVEDVVRIIRDAGASAVFVHGRTRAQGYHGPSHLDYISKAKAAAGKDFPVFGNGDIFSPEAAQKMLTTECDGILVARGTMGAPWIGQQIQEYLTTGSYKNISFIKRKEAFLQHMHLVEDYYQNETKFLSETRKLCGHYLISAAKVRFLRASLAKATSYREVYQLVNDYEEAEESSFGALVKC, from the coding sequence ATGGCTGCTCCAATATTTATAAAAAATATTTTACTTCGTTCATCCACGGTCTATGCTCCGCTAGCAGGTTTTTCAGATTATCCCTACCGTTCCATGTCCGCATTATATCAACCAGGACTGATGTTTTGTGAAATGGTGAAAGTAGAAGGGATGCTCTACTCTCCCAAGCGTACTCTTAAGCTTCTAGATTATAATGAAAGCATGCGCCCTATAGGAGGGCAGCTATGTGGTAGTAATCCAGAAACTAGTGGGGAGGCTGCTAAAATTTTGGAGGGCCTTGGGTTCGATCTTATAGATTTAAACTGCGGATGTCCTACAGATAAGATTACTAAAGATGGGAGCGGTTCGGGTCTTTTGAAAACCCCAGAGCTTATAGGTAAAATTTTAGAGAAAATCATAAGTAGTGTTTCCATTCCTGTAACAGTGAAAATTCGCTCGGGCTGGGATTCAGAACATATCAACGTAGAGGATGTCGTACGTATTATACGAGATGCTGGAGCTAGTGCTGTTTTTGTTCATGGTAGAACGCGTGCTCAGGGATATCATGGTCCTAGTCATCTGGATTATATTTCTAAAGCAAAGGCTGCTGCAGGAAAAGATTTTCCAGTTTTTGGTAACGGAGACATCTTTTCTCCAGAAGCTGCTCAAAAAATGCTTACTACAGAATGTGATGGTATTCTTGTAGCTCGAGGAACCATGGGAGCTCCTTGGATTGGGCAACAAATCCAAGAATATCTAACTACAGGAAGCTACAAAAACATTTCCTTTATCAAAAGGAAGGAGGCGTTTCTTCAGCACATGCACTTGGTAGAAGATTATTACCAAAATGAAACGAAGTTCCTTTCAGAAACGCGTAAATTATGTGGCCACTACCTAATTTCCGCAGCTAAGGTTCGCTTCCTTCGAGCGTCTCTAGCAAAAGCGACATCATACCGAGAAGTCTACCAGCTTGTAAATGATTATGAAGAAGCTGAAGAATCTTCTTTTGGTGCTCTTGTTAAATGCTGA
- the rpoN gene encoding RNA polymerase factor sigma-54, which translates to MFQQKQKLSLKYLPSLRMQQGLRMLQSPLTELSSYIAQEIIQNPFFDLSSLEDEEWSPCSQPINSTFSYLNNTPAPQESLYTHLLSQIDEFFSTSEERLIAYQIAGNLSDEGLFLQNPEALAEELELPLEKIHKVWSSIQNLNPEGIASPSLQSYWMKLLRNSPHQQAYSIVRDFYPLMTHCEFVPIMKKFSLSLPELRTILKKALGSIPWCPAAAYSTKPILAAPLPDIYLFYHSGSWDIEVSTQGLPSIKLNREVFHFYKHLPKEEQKNLSQQVLSAKWLIKNLRKREQTLLRVMQTLLPQQEDFLLGKIPAPHPLGIKDLAQDLALHESTIFRAIENKAVAAPIGIFPLKQLFPRGIHQDSPHSKEIVLQWIRQWISTEQTPLSDSVISNRINARGIPCARRTVAKYRSQLKILPASKRKIEM; encoded by the coding sequence ATGTTTCAGCAAAAGCAGAAGTTGTCTCTAAAGTATCTCCCCTCACTAAGGATGCAACAAGGCCTGCGGATGCTGCAATCGCCGCTTACTGAGTTATCGTCCTATATAGCTCAAGAGATCATCCAAAACCCTTTTTTTGATCTCTCTTCACTAGAAGATGAGGAATGGTCTCCTTGTTCTCAACCTATAAACTCTACGTTTTCTTATTTGAATAACACTCCTGCGCCCCAAGAGTCCTTGTATACCCATCTCCTCTCTCAAATCGATGAGTTTTTCTCTACTTCAGAAGAACGACTCATTGCTTACCAAATTGCAGGCAACCTTTCAGATGAAGGATTATTTCTACAAAATCCTGAAGCGCTTGCTGAAGAGCTTGAGCTTCCATTAGAAAAAATTCATAAAGTGTGGAGCTCCATACAAAACCTAAATCCCGAAGGAATTGCCTCCCCATCACTACAGAGCTATTGGATGAAACTCCTCCGAAACTCTCCCCACCAACAAGCCTATAGTATTGTTCGTGATTTCTATCCCTTGATGACTCACTGTGAGTTTGTGCCTATTATGAAAAAGTTCTCCCTCTCTTTACCCGAACTTCGAACTATTTTAAAAAAAGCGTTAGGATCCATCCCTTGGTGTCCTGCAGCAGCTTACAGCACAAAACCAATTTTAGCCGCTCCTCTTCCTGATATTTATCTCTTTTACCACTCAGGATCTTGGGACATTGAAGTGAGCACTCAGGGCCTGCCATCTATAAAACTTAACAGAGAAGTATTTCACTTCTATAAACATCTTCCCAAAGAAGAGCAGAAAAACCTCTCACAACAAGTTTTATCAGCAAAGTGGCTAATCAAAAATCTAAGAAAACGAGAACAAACACTTCTTCGAGTGATGCAAACACTCCTCCCTCAACAAGAAGATTTTTTATTGGGAAAAATTCCCGCTCCCCATCCTTTAGGAATCAAAGATCTTGCTCAAGATCTCGCTCTTCACGAATCGACAATCTTTCGTGCTATAGAAAACAAAGCTGTTGCAGCTCCTATAGGTATTTTCCCTTTAAAACAACTTTTTCCCCGAGGAATTCATCAAGATTCCCCACATTCTAAAGAGATAGTTTTACAATGGATTCGCCAATGGATCTCTACAGAACAAACACCCCTATCCGATAGTGTGATCAGCAACAGAATTAATGCTAGGGGGATTCCTTGTGCAAGGCGTACTGTCGCCAAATATCGTTCCCAGCTGAAGATCCTTCCTGCCAGCAAAAGAAAAATAGAAATGTAA
- a CDS encoding toxin-antitoxin system YwqK family antitoxin, which translates to MDIKKLFCLFLCSSLIAVCPLEGRTGDYEKLTLTGINIIDRNGLSETVCSKEKLKKYAKVDFLSPQPYQKVMRMYKNKRGDNVACLTAYHTNGQIKQYLECMNNRAYGRYREWHVNGNIKIQAEVIGGIADLHPSAESGWLFDQTTFAYNDDGILEAAIVYEKGLLEGSSFYYHINGKIWKECSYHKGVPHGKFLTYTSSGKLLKEQNYQHGKQHGPSIRYNEGSDEEVLAWEEYHEGRLVQAEYLDPETHEIYASINDGNGIQAIYGKYAIIETISFSRGEPNGKVSKFDSSGKHIIQMYNLLQGSKHGEEYFFYPDTGKPKLLLNWHEGILQGVVKTWYPCGTLESCKELVNNKKSGLLTVYYPEGQIMVTEEYDNDLLIKGEYFRPGDRHPYSKIDRGCGTAVFFSSGGTITKKIPYQDGKPLLN; encoded by the coding sequence ATGGATATAAAAAAACTATTCTGCTTATTTCTATGTTCTTCTTTAATTGCCGTTTGCCCCCTTGAAGGAAGAACGGGTGATTACGAGAAACTTACCCTCACGGGTATCAATATCATTGATAGAAATGGCTTATCAGAAACCGTTTGTTCTAAAGAAAAGCTAAAGAAATACGCTAAGGTAGATTTTCTTTCTCCCCAGCCTTATCAAAAGGTAATGAGAATGTATAAAAATAAGCGCGGGGATAACGTCGCTTGTTTAACAGCATACCATACCAACGGGCAAATTAAGCAATACCTCGAATGTATGAATAACCGTGCGTATGGAAGATATCGGGAATGGCATGTAAATGGGAATATTAAAATCCAAGCTGAGGTTATCGGCGGCATTGCTGATCTCCATCCCTCAGCAGAGTCTGGCTGGCTATTTGATCAAACAACATTTGCTTATAACGATGATGGTATCTTAGAAGCTGCTATTGTTTATGAGAAGGGTTTACTAGAAGGATCTTCGTTTTACTACCATATCAATGGGAAAATTTGGAAAGAGTGTTCCTATCATAAGGGAGTTCCTCACGGTAAATTCCTGACGTACACATCTTCAGGGAAACTACTCAAAGAACAGAATTACCAGCACGGCAAGCAACACGGGCCTTCTATTCGCTATAACGAAGGATCCGATGAAGAGGTCTTGGCGTGGGAAGAGTATCATGAGGGACGACTCGTGCAGGCAGAATACTTAGATCCCGAAACCCATGAAATCTACGCAAGTATAAATGACGGTAACGGCATTCAAGCAATCTATGGCAAATATGCTATTATAGAAACTATATCCTTTTCCCGAGGAGAACCTAACGGTAAGGTTTCCAAATTCGATTCCTCGGGCAAACACATCATTCAAATGTATAACCTTCTGCAGGGCTCGAAGCACGGAGAAGAATACTTCTTTTATCCCGACACAGGAAAGCCCAAGCTTCTTCTTAACTGGCACGAAGGAATTTTACAAGGGGTAGTGAAAACCTGGTATCCTTGTGGTACATTAGAAAGTTGTAAAGAATTAGTAAATAACAAAAAATCTGGGTTACTTACTGTATACTACCCTGAGGGGCAAATCATGGTAACAGAAGAGTATGACAATGATCTTCTAATCAAAGGAGAGTACTTCCGTCCTGGAGACCGTCATCCTTATTCTAAAATAGATCGTGGTTGTGGTACCGCTGTGTTTTTCTCTTCCGGGGGAACGATTACAAAAAAAATCCCCTATCAGGATGGCAAACCTTTGCTCAACTAG
- a CDS encoding YggT family protein, whose protein sequence is MLSYFLRTAINVYSFLILTYIFASWIPSCHSAPWYQLVCRCVDPFLNFFRKFIPRIGFIDFSPFVGLLCLGILPFVILKVLRFIILNILHSPWLLQYL, encoded by the coding sequence ATGCTATCTTATTTTTTAAGAACAGCTATTAATGTTTATAGCTTTCTAATTTTAACCTACATCTTTGCTTCTTGGATCCCTAGTTGTCACTCTGCGCCCTGGTACCAATTGGTTTGCAGATGCGTGGATCCTTTTTTGAATTTTTTTCGTAAATTTATCCCTAGAATCGGATTTATAGACTTCAGTCCCTTTGTCGGTCTGCTTTGCCTTGGAATACTTCCTTTTGTTATACTAAAGGTCCTACGTTTTATTATTCTTAATATTCTGCATTCTCCATGGCTGCTCCAATATTTATAA
- a CDS encoding ATP-dependent helicase codes for MTCIPELNEAQRNAVTAPLNPILVLAGAGAGKTRVVTYRILYLISKGILPQEILAVTFTNKAARELKERIVRQCSATHSFDVPMVCTFHSLGVFILRRSINLLNRENNFIIYDQSDAEKLIKHCLQQHNLKPNLASKIQAHISQAKNRLLFPEDLDPNDYIDPVVSIYQEYQKKLVEANALDFDDLLFLTVRLLKESPEAQETYNQLWKALLIDEYQDTNHAQYTLMQLISKQHRNVFAVGDPDQSIYSWRGANIHNILNFENDYSNSQVLCLEENYRSYGNILNAANALIKNNASRLEKELRSVKGPGEKIRLFLGSTDREEADFVAAEILQLHRLGKIELRDICIFYRTNFQSRTFEDALLRRRIPYEIIGGLSFYKRKEIQDILAFLRIFISKSDIVAFDRTVNLPKRGLGSATIFALTQYAIAENLPILQACQHALDTKAVKLSKKQQEGLQDYLALFPQIETAYHTLSLRDFIESVVKISGYLEILKEDPDTFKDRKSNLEELYHKALESEQQNPKIHLELFLDDLALKGSDDDQNVTADRVNLMTLHNGKGLEFRVSFLVGLEEQLLPHANSLGNYENLEEERRLCYVGITRAQDLLYLTAAQVRSLWGTVRMMKPSRFLKEIPKDYMIQVR; via the coding sequence ATGACATGTATCCCAGAACTCAACGAAGCACAACGCAATGCTGTTACAGCTCCTCTCAATCCCATACTCGTTCTAGCAGGAGCAGGAGCAGGTAAAACTCGCGTGGTTACCTACAGAATCTTATACCTAATTAGCAAAGGCATCCTCCCTCAAGAAATTCTTGCTGTAACCTTTACTAATAAAGCAGCGCGAGAACTTAAAGAACGTATTGTCAGGCAGTGTTCTGCAACTCATAGCTTTGATGTTCCAATGGTGTGCACATTCCATAGTTTAGGAGTTTTTATCCTTCGACGTTCTATAAATTTGCTAAATCGTGAAAACAATTTCATTATTTATGATCAAAGTGATGCAGAAAAACTGATAAAACATTGCTTACAACAACACAACCTCAAACCGAATCTTGCAAGTAAAATACAAGCTCATATTTCACAAGCAAAGAACCGTTTACTCTTTCCCGAAGATTTGGATCCCAATGATTACATAGATCCTGTCGTCTCCATCTACCAAGAATACCAAAAAAAACTTGTGGAAGCGAATGCTCTGGATTTCGACGATCTTCTCTTTTTAACCGTAAGACTACTTAAAGAAAGTCCTGAAGCACAAGAAACATATAATCAACTATGGAAGGCATTGTTAATCGATGAGTATCAAGATACCAATCATGCACAATATACTTTAATGCAACTCATCTCAAAACAACATCGCAATGTCTTTGCTGTTGGTGATCCAGATCAATCTATCTACTCCTGGCGAGGAGCAAATATCCATAATATCTTAAATTTTGAAAATGATTATTCTAATTCTCAAGTCTTGTGTCTCGAAGAAAATTATCGCAGCTATGGCAATATTCTAAATGCTGCTAACGCTCTGATCAAAAATAACGCATCAAGGTTAGAAAAAGAATTGCGTAGTGTCAAAGGACCTGGAGAAAAGATTCGTCTTTTTTTAGGAAGCACGGATCGTGAAGAAGCTGATTTTGTAGCTGCAGAAATTCTTCAATTACATAGATTGGGGAAAATAGAGCTACGCGACATCTGTATTTTCTATAGGACGAATTTCCAATCTCGTACATTTGAAGACGCGTTGCTACGCCGGCGTATCCCCTATGAGATTATAGGCGGTCTCTCGTTCTACAAACGTAAGGAAATCCAAGATATCCTTGCCTTTCTTCGTATCTTTATTTCCAAAAGCGACATCGTTGCCTTTGATAGAACTGTAAATCTGCCCAAGCGAGGGCTTGGTTCAGCAACGATATTCGCACTCACACAATATGCTATTGCTGAAAATCTCCCTATCCTGCAAGCATGCCAACACGCCTTAGATACTAAAGCAGTCAAGTTATCTAAAAAACAACAAGAAGGCCTTCAAGATTATCTTGCTCTTTTCCCTCAAATTGAAACTGCTTACCATACTCTTTCTCTTAGAGATTTTATAGAATCTGTAGTTAAGATCTCAGGTTATCTCGAAATCTTAAAAGAAGACCCCGACACCTTCAAAGATCGGAAAAGCAATTTAGAAGAACTCTATCATAAAGCTTTAGAATCTGAGCAACAAAATCCCAAGATTCACTTAGAACTTTTCCTTGATGATCTTGCCTTAAAAGGTTCCGATGATGATCAAAATGTAACTGCCGATCGCGTGAACCTAATGACTCTCCATAATGGAAAAGGCTTGGAGTTCCGGGTATCGTTCCTTGTAGGTCTAGAAGAACAACTTCTTCCACACGCCAACTCGTTAGGCAATTACGAAAATCTTGAAGAAGAACGGCGGTTATGCTACGTAGGAATTACTCGAGCTCAAGACCTCCTCTATCTTACTGCCGCACAAGTTCGCAGCCTCTGGGGAACAGTACGGATGATGAAGCCTAGTAGATTTCTAAAGGAAATTCCAAAAGATTATATGATTCAAGTGCGTTAG
- the recA gene encoding recombinase RecA, giving the protein MNLPDRKKALEAAVAYIEKQFGTGSIMSLGRHSATHEISTIKTGALSLDLALGIHGVPKGRVIEIFGPESSGKTTLATHIVANAQKMGGVAAYIDAEHALDPSYASLIGVNIDDLMISQPDCGEDALSIAELLARSGAVDVIVIDSVAALVPKSELEGDIGDVHVGLQARMMSQALRKLTATLSRGQTCAIFINQIREKIGVSFGNPETTTGGRALKFYSSIRLDIRRIGSIKSSDNSDIGNRIKVKVAKNKLAPPFRIAEFDILFNEGISSAGCILDLAVEYNIIEKKGSWFNYQEKKLGQGREFVREELKRNKKLFEEIEKRIYEVILTPKTSSINTTEAAQEVPAQAVEA; this is encoded by the coding sequence ATGAATTTACCTGATAGAAAAAAGGCTCTAGAAGCTGCTGTTGCTTATATTGAAAAGCAATTCGGCACTGGATCTATTATGAGTTTAGGAAGACACTCTGCCACACATGAAATCTCCACGATAAAAACAGGCGCTTTGTCTTTAGATTTGGCGTTAGGAATTCACGGTGTTCCCAAAGGCCGGGTTATCGAAATCTTTGGTCCTGAATCGTCAGGGAAAACGACACTAGCAACCCATATTGTAGCCAATGCTCAGAAAATGGGAGGTGTTGCTGCCTATATAGATGCTGAACACGCTTTAGATCCTAGCTATGCTTCTCTTATCGGCGTCAATATCGATGATCTTATGATCTCTCAACCCGATTGTGGTGAAGATGCATTAAGCATAGCAGAATTGCTCGCTCGTTCAGGAGCTGTTGACGTGATTGTCATTGACTCTGTAGCCGCTTTAGTTCCCAAAAGCGAACTTGAAGGAGATATTGGTGATGTACATGTAGGCCTACAAGCCCGTATGATGTCTCAAGCACTACGCAAGCTCACCGCTACACTATCACGTGGCCAAACCTGTGCCATTTTCATTAACCAAATTCGAGAGAAAATTGGAGTGAGCTTCGGAAACCCAGAAACGACTACTGGGGGGCGTGCCTTAAAATTCTATTCTTCGATACGATTAGATATTCGCCGTATAGGGTCGATAAAAAGCAGCGACAATTCTGACATTGGAAACCGAATCAAAGTTAAAGTAGCTAAAAATAAACTCGCTCCTCCATTTAGGATTGCAGAATTTGATATCCTATTCAATGAAGGAATTTCTTCTGCAGGTTGCATCTTAGATCTTGCTGTCGAATATAATATTATTGAGAAAAAAGGTTCCTGGTTCAACTATCAAGAGAAAAAGTTAGGACAGGGAAGAGAATTCGTCCGTGAAGAACTTAAACGCAATAAAAAGCTTTTTGAGGAAATTGAAAAGCGCATCTATGAAGTGATCCTAACACCTAAAACTTCCTCTATTAATACTACTGAAGCAGCCCAAGAAGTTCCTGCTCAAGCAGTAGAAGCTTAG
- the ung gene encoding uracil-DNA glycosylase, with product MQNATIDQLPVCWQEQLPLCWREQLKEEWSKPYMQQLLIFLKQEYREQTVYPKESCIFSALKSTPFDRVSVVILGQDPYPGEGQAHGLSFSVPEGQPLPPSLINIFRELKTDLGIDNHKGCLQSWADQGVLLLNTVLTVRARKPFSHAGKGWELFTDAITTKLIQERSHIIFVLWGAAAKKKCELLFNSKHQHAILSSPHPSPLAAHRGFFGCSHFSKINYLLNKLNKPMINWKLP from the coding sequence ATGCAGAATGCTACTATAGATCAGCTCCCTGTGTGTTGGCAAGAACAGCTTCCTTTATGTTGGCGCGAGCAGCTTAAGGAAGAGTGGTCTAAGCCTTACATGCAGCAACTCCTTATTTTTTTAAAACAAGAGTATAGAGAGCAAACTGTTTATCCTAAGGAAAGTTGTATATTTTCTGCTTTGAAAAGCACTCCTTTTGATAGGGTGTCTGTTGTTATCCTGGGCCAAGATCCTTACCCAGGAGAGGGGCAAGCTCATGGATTGAGCTTCAGTGTTCCCGAGGGTCAGCCTTTACCTCCCTCTTTGATTAATATTTTCCGAGAGTTAAAAACAGATTTAGGGATCGATAATCACAAGGGGTGTTTGCAGTCTTGGGCAGACCAAGGTGTTTTATTATTGAACACAGTATTGACGGTGCGTGCTCGCAAACCTTTCTCTCATGCTGGTAAAGGTTGGGAGTTGTTTACAGATGCAATTACGACTAAACTGATTCAAGAGAGAAGTCATATTATCTTCGTGTTATGGGGAGCTGCTGCTAAAAAAAAATGTGAGCTATTATTCAATTCAAAACATCAACATGCGATTTTATCATCTCCGCATCCCTCTCCGTTAGCTGCTCATCGTGGTTTTTTTGGTTGTTCACACTTTTCAAAAATTAACTATCTCCTTAATAAGCTGAATAAACCAATGATTAATTGGAAGCTCCCATGA
- a CDS encoding 5-formyltetrahydrofolate cyclo-ligase, whose protein sequence is MTDPKIEKSALRKVFISIRNGLSEERKQEASSAVASFVYSFPKDSVVLSFVSFNCEIDMREANSVLIQEFTLALPKINENSLCPVLIPSIKDLYSVSGPKDILANQKPISSDKITHVLVPGLAFDPQGYRLGYGQGFYDRWLAQHPRMLTIGIGYFEQKINRLPQESHDVPLSQIYLC, encoded by the coding sequence ATGACTGATCCTAAAATAGAGAAATCTGCACTACGTAAAGTTTTTATCTCTATTCGCAACGGTCTCTCTGAAGAGCGCAAGCAAGAGGCCTCCTCTGCAGTGGCCTCTTTTGTTTATAGCTTTCCTAAGGATAGCGTTGTCCTTTCCTTTGTCTCTTTCAATTGCGAAATAGACATGAGAGAAGCAAATAGCGTGCTTATCCAAGAATTTACACTGGCTCTTCCCAAGATAAATGAAAATAGTCTCTGTCCTGTTCTCATCCCTTCCATAAAAGATCTATATTCTGTTTCTGGTCCTAAAGATATACTCGCCAACCAAAAACCGATCTCGAGTGATAAGATTACCCACGTGCTCGTTCCAGGCCTCGCCTTTGATCCGCAGGGATATCGTCTTGGTTATGGTCAGGGTTTCTACGATCGCTGGTTAGCACAACATCCCCGTATGTTAACCATCGGCATCGGCTACTTCGAACAAAAAATCAATAGACTTCCACAAGAAAGTCATGACGTTCCCCTCTCTCAAATCTATTTATGCTAG